The following are encoded in a window of Harmonia axyridis chromosome 7, icHarAxyr1.1, whole genome shotgun sequence genomic DNA:
- the LOC123684585 gene encoding 39S ribosomal protein L53, mitochondrial encodes MSIYFSGSFSKSAGVISAIIKQLNLVNLKPVKKIQIKFDPFHPNAVTAREFLYHISTPKVVETNLNCLIKPVVVCDRSEPEIQLDLVESGSVKFLANNLNVLEILQHINKHISSKVVPEETLSTPIAKLVSKKQRRK; translated from the exons ATGTCGATTTATTTTAGTGGAAGTTTCTCGAAATCGGCTGGAGTAATCAGTGCAATAATAAAACAGCTCAATTTGGTGAATTTAAAGCCTGTTAAAaagattcaaataaaatttgatccatttcatcCGAATGCCGTAACGGCAAG GGAATTCCTTTATCATATTTCTACACCAAAAGTTGTTGAAACTAATTTGAATTGTTTGATCAAACCTGTAGTTGTTTGTGATAGAAGTGAACCAGAGATACAGTTGGATCTAGTAGAATCTGG GAGTGTTAAGTTCCTAGCAAATAATTTAAATGTTCTGGAAATTTTGCAACATATAAACAAACACATTAGTTCCAAAGTGGTACCAGAAGAAACATTGAGTACACCTATTGCAAAATTAGTTTCTAAAAAACAAAGGAGGAAGTAA